The Chitinophagales bacterium genomic sequence TAACGAAGGATGGGAGCTGATGAGCGTGGTAACCGGCTCGCATGCGCAAACATCTGAAGGTTCAAGTTCGGGCGGATTGTTCATCACCCGCTACCTGTTCCGCAGGGCAAAATAATATATGCATACACATAACAACAATGAGGCAGAACTGGTAAGCCTGAATAAATACATCAGTTCCACCGGTTTCTGCTCGCGCAGAGAAGCAGATAAATATATTGAACAAGGCAGGGTCACCGTAAATGGTGAGCCTGCTTTTTCGGGTACACGTGTAGCTGACAGCGATACGGTAGAAATAGATGGAGAAAAACTAAAGGGCACCAAAAAGAAAACTACCATATACATCGCCCTGAACAAACCAGTGGGTATCACCTCTACTACCGACCTGAAAGACAAAACCAATATCATTTCCTTTATCAACTACCCTAAAAGGATATTCCCCATCGGGCGACTGGACAAAGACTCTGACGGGTTGATATTCCTGACAAACGATGGAGACATAGTCAATAAAATATTACGCGCGGGCAACTTTCACGAGAAAGAATATATAGTTACCGTCAACAAAGCTCTTACACCTGAGTTCATTCAACAGATGAGCAACGGTGTGCCTGTCTTGGGGAAGATGACCCGCAAATGTATTGTAAAAAAAGAGGGTAATAAAAGATTCCGCATCATACTGACACAAGGCATGAACAGGCAGATACGCCGCATGTGCCAGCACCTGGACTACAAGGTTATGTCATTGACAAGGGTACGTATTATGAATGTACACTTAGGTAACCTGCCCGTAGGCAAATGGCGATTGCTCACCCAACCGGAAATAGATGAAATGAACAGGCTGGTTGCTTCTTCCAGCAAAACACAATCAGCAGAAGAAAGGACTGTAAAGGAAAAACACACCCAACAGAAACAAGAGGTAAAAACAAAACAACTACCTAAGAACAACGAACAAAAGTCACCCGCAAAACCCAAAAAGAAGAGTTATAAGGAATGGCGAAAGAGATAACATACCGCAATAAAACATCTACTGCTCAATCCTGTACAGCAACTA encodes the following:
- the rluF gene encoding 23S rRNA pseudouridine(2604) synthase RluF, which produces MHTHNNNEAELVSLNKYISSTGFCSRREADKYIEQGRVTVNGEPAFSGTRVADSDTVEIDGEKLKGTKKKTTIYIALNKPVGITSTTDLKDKTNIISFINYPKRIFPIGRLDKDSDGLIFLTNDGDIVNKILRAGNFHEKEYIVTVNKALTPEFIQQMSNGVPVLGKMTRKCIVKKEGNKRFRIILTQGMNRQIRRMCQHLDYKVMSLTRVRIMNVHLGNLPVGKWRLLTQPEIDEMNRLVASSSKTQSAEERTVKEKHTQQKQEVKTKQLPKNNEQKSPAKPKKKSYKEWRKR